A genomic window from Corallococcus exiguus includes:
- a CDS encoding DUF4276 family protein, with product MKLGLIVEGHGEVRAAPILVRRLTQWLAPEVHPEVLLPHRIPRGQLVKEDELRRAIELTARKVGDEGRILVLLDADKDLPCVLGPRLLTWARAQRANRSISVVVAECEYEAWFLAAAESLRSQRGLPANLDAPAQPERIRDAKGWLGNHMPSGYSETIDQPALTSAFDLEAARRADSFDKLVRDMCTLLGVPIPPRP from the coding sequence ATGAAGCTGGGGCTCATCGTCGAGGGCCACGGCGAAGTCAGAGCCGCCCCCATCCTCGTGAGGCGCCTGACGCAGTGGTTGGCACCCGAGGTTCATCCTGAGGTCCTCCTTCCCCACCGCATTCCACGAGGCCAGCTCGTCAAGGAAGACGAACTGCGCCGGGCCATCGAGCTGACGGCTCGGAAGGTGGGCGATGAAGGCCGAATCCTCGTCCTGCTGGATGCCGACAAGGACCTGCCTTGCGTGCTCGGACCACGGCTCCTGACCTGGGCACGGGCACAACGCGCCAACCGGAGCATCTCCGTGGTCGTCGCGGAGTGCGAATACGAAGCGTGGTTCCTCGCAGCGGCGGAATCCCTGCGCAGTCAGCGCGGGCTCCCCGCCAACCTGGACGCTCCAGCCCAACCCGAGCGCATCCGCGACGCGAAGGGCTGGCTCGGAAACCACATGCCCAGCGGCTACAGCGAAACCATCGACCAACCCGCACTCACGAGCGCCTTCGACCTCGAAGCCGCGCGCCGAGCGGACTCCTTCGACAAGCTCGTCCGGGACATGTGCACGCTGCTGGGAGTCCCCATCCCGCCGCGCCCCTGA